In the genome of Candidatus Microbacterium phytovorans, one region contains:
- a CDS encoding M3 family metallopeptidase produces MTREQNPLLTPALLPYGLPDYRDVRPEHYLPAFRQAFAEHVDEIARITHVRSMPTFENTLLALESSGELLGRVARTFYTVSSADATPAIQEIDEELAPLMSAHQDAIQLDGQLYWRIKTLYEQRSELDLTDEEHYLIERHYREMTHAGAALDDEQKARLMALNQRLSILSTTFEKNLLADSNDLAVVFDSEEELAGLTAGELSAAAQNAADRGLPGRFVVTLTLFTGHPYLASLTERESRLRLLDASRARASRGNENDNSEVLREIVALRAERAALLGHASHAAYITSDETAGSPEAVHDLLRRLATPAAANARREQAALQAIVDAGPSPFPVAAHDWAFYTERVRQAEYDLDRTALRPWFDAERVLVDGVFRAATSLYGITFTERADLPAYHPDARVFEVRNEDGSELGLFVLDLYTRDTKRGGAWMNSIVSQSRLRGTHPVVVNNLNVPKPAPGQPTLLTLDEVTTLFHEFGHALHGLFATVTYPHFAGTNVHRDFVEFPSQVNEMWIYWPEILTSYARHIDTDEPLPADVVEKLLASETFNQGFSTSEYLAAAWIDQAWHSLSVEDAASIEDVADFEARALAELGLDNPVVPTRYSSTYFAHVFSGGYSAGYYSYIWSEVLDADTVEWFRENGGLTRENGDRFRERLLGVGGSKDPLEAYRDFRGRDAAIEPLLKRRGLSG; encoded by the coding sequence ATGACTCGCGAGCAGAACCCGTTGCTGACCCCGGCCCTCCTCCCTTACGGCCTCCCCGACTACCGCGACGTCCGTCCCGAGCACTATCTGCCCGCCTTCCGCCAGGCCTTCGCCGAGCACGTCGACGAGATCGCACGGATCACGCACGTGCGCTCGATGCCGACGTTCGAGAACACCCTTCTCGCCCTCGAGAGCTCCGGGGAGCTGCTCGGTCGCGTTGCACGGACGTTCTATACGGTGTCCTCTGCCGACGCGACTCCCGCGATCCAGGAGATCGACGAGGAGTTGGCGCCCCTGATGTCGGCGCACCAGGATGCCATCCAGCTGGACGGCCAGCTGTACTGGCGCATCAAGACGCTCTATGAACAGCGGAGCGAACTCGACCTCACCGACGAGGAGCACTACCTGATCGAGCGTCACTACCGGGAGATGACGCACGCGGGTGCCGCGCTGGATGACGAGCAGAAGGCTCGACTAATGGCGCTCAACCAACGCCTGTCGATTCTCAGCACGACGTTCGAGAAGAACCTCCTCGCCGACAGCAACGACCTCGCCGTCGTCTTCGACAGCGAGGAGGAGCTCGCCGGGCTCACCGCGGGCGAGCTCTCCGCCGCCGCTCAGAACGCGGCCGACCGCGGGCTGCCCGGACGGTTCGTCGTCACCTTGACACTGTTCACCGGACACCCGTATCTCGCGAGCCTCACCGAGCGGGAGAGCCGTCTGCGCCTGCTGGACGCCTCGCGGGCTCGTGCCTCGCGAGGCAACGAGAACGACAATTCGGAGGTGCTGCGGGAGATCGTCGCGCTCCGCGCCGAGCGAGCTGCGCTCCTGGGGCACGCCAGTCATGCGGCGTACATCACCAGCGACGAGACCGCGGGCTCCCCCGAAGCGGTGCACGACCTGCTCCGCCGTCTCGCCACGCCGGCCGCGGCGAACGCGCGCCGCGAGCAGGCCGCCCTCCAGGCGATCGTGGATGCCGGACCGTCGCCGTTCCCCGTGGCCGCGCACGACTGGGCGTTCTACACCGAGCGCGTCCGTCAGGCCGAGTACGACCTCGATCGCACCGCATTGCGCCCCTGGTTCGACGCAGAGCGGGTGCTCGTCGACGGGGTGTTCCGTGCCGCGACGTCGCTGTACGGCATCACGTTCACCGAGCGCGCCGACCTTCCGGCGTACCACCCCGATGCCCGCGTCTTCGAGGTGCGCAACGAGGACGGCAGTGAGCTGGGTCTCTTCGTGCTGGACCTCTACACGCGAGACACCAAGCGCGGCGGGGCGTGGATGAACTCGATCGTCTCCCAGTCGAGGTTGCGCGGGACGCACCCGGTCGTGGTCAACAACCTCAACGTCCCCAAGCCCGCGCCCGGACAGCCCACGCTTCTGACACTCGACGAGGTCACGACCCTGTTCCACGAGTTCGGTCATGCGCTGCACGGGCTCTTCGCGACCGTCACCTACCCGCACTTCGCCGGCACCAACGTCCACCGAGACTTCGTGGAGTTCCCGAGCCAGGTCAACGAGATGTGGATCTACTGGCCGGAGATCCTCACCTCGTACGCCCGCCACATCGACACCGACGAGCCGCTGCCTGCCGACGTCGTCGAGAAGCTGCTGGCATCCGAGACCTTCAATCAAGGGTTCTCGACGAGCGAGTACCTCGCGGCAGCGTGGATCGACCAAGCGTGGCACTCGCTGAGCGTTGAGGATGCCGCGTCGATCGAGGACGTCGCGGACTTCGAGGCGCGCGCTCTCGCCGAGCTCGGGCTCGACAATCCCGTCGTGCCGACGCGGTACTCATCGACTTATTTCGCGCACGTCTTCTCGGGTGGATACAGCGCCGGCTACTACTCGTATATCTGGAGCGAGGTCCTCGACGCCGACACCGTGGAGTGGTTCCGCGAGAACGGCGGTCTGACACGCGAGAACGGAGATCGCTTCCGCGAGCGACTGCTCGGCGTGGGCGGATCGAAGGATCCACTGGAGGCCTACCGCGACTTCCGTGGTCGCGATGCCGCGATCGAGCCCCTGCTGAAGCGACGGGGACTATCCGGCTGA
- a CDS encoding dihydrofolate reductase family protein, which yields MTTRILFDTATSLNGWIADENNSLSWLFAVEGGTTPDDEVLPTNAGVLVEGSTTYEWVLAEADALAHPEKWHEFHGDRPTFVFTTRELPVPDGADVRFVSGPVAEALPVLRAAAGDTDIWVVGGGDLAGQFLDIGALDEIAVSVAPVLLTGGAPLLPRRCESDRLRLVSAKAVGQFARLVYEVDNASAG from the coding sequence ATGACGACGCGCATCCTCTTCGACACGGCGACATCACTGAACGGCTGGATAGCCGACGAGAACAACTCCCTCTCCTGGTTGTTCGCGGTCGAGGGCGGCACCACGCCCGACGACGAGGTGCTCCCGACGAACGCGGGTGTGCTCGTGGAAGGCTCGACGACGTACGAGTGGGTGCTGGCCGAGGCGGATGCCCTGGCGCACCCGGAGAAGTGGCATGAGTTCCACGGCGACCGCCCCACCTTCGTCTTCACGACGCGTGAGCTGCCCGTCCCCGACGGCGCGGATGTCCGATTCGTTTCCGGCCCCGTCGCCGAGGCTCTCCCCGTGTTGCGCGCCGCGGCGGGAGACACCGACATCTGGGTAGTGGGCGGGGGTGACCTGGCCGGCCAGTTCCTCGACATCGGGGCACTCGATGAGATCGCCGTGTCCGTGGCGCCTGTGCTCCTCACCGGGGGAGCTCCGCTGCTGCCACGCCGATGCGAGTCCGACCGCCTTCGCCTGGTCTCAGCGAAAGCGGTCGGACAGTTCGCACGGTTGGTCTACGAGGTCGACAACGCCTCAGCCGGATAG